A window from Mycolicibacterium tokaiense encodes these proteins:
- a CDS encoding universal stress protein yields MTDAADARPVVVGIDGSDSGVSAAQWAAALAAALGTSLHLMHSDSTAGSFISDAAVIAVRAAATADRHADAQQILAQAQTAVRQRFPALQVTSEVVSEPADVALIRRSRTARFVVTAGEDVSRAAALLLGSTTLTVATRAECPVVAWRGTAAPTTAAVVVGVAFGDADSEALATAFTLAEMFAAPVTAVHAWSTTRSVDHATVPYLIDWDAVERNETRGLRTAVQPWAERHPDVEVRYVVDIAKPSRALLDRLADAQLVVVATHRSNALAAALLGSTTLNLLHHSPVPVVVCQTPNHP; encoded by the coding sequence GTGACCGACGCGGCAGACGCACGTCCGGTCGTCGTCGGGATCGATGGATCCGACAGCGGTGTCAGCGCGGCGCAGTGGGCAGCTGCCCTGGCCGCGGCCCTCGGTACGTCGTTGCACCTGATGCACTCCGACAGCACGGCCGGCTCGTTCATTTCGGACGCGGCGGTGATTGCCGTCAGAGCGGCGGCCACCGCCGACCGACACGCAGACGCCCAGCAGATCCTCGCGCAGGCGCAGACGGCGGTCCGGCAGCGTTTTCCCGCCCTGCAGGTCACCTCGGAGGTGGTCTCGGAACCGGCCGATGTCGCATTGATCCGCCGCAGCCGCACCGCCCGCTTCGTGGTCACCGCGGGCGAAGACGTCAGCCGCGCTGCGGCTTTGCTGCTTGGTTCCACGACGCTGACGGTCGCGACCCGCGCCGAGTGCCCGGTGGTCGCCTGGCGCGGTACGGCTGCGCCCACCACGGCGGCGGTGGTGGTGGGGGTCGCTTTCGGTGACGCGGATTCAGAGGCACTGGCCACCGCCTTCACCTTGGCAGAGATGTTCGCTGCACCGGTGACCGCTGTGCACGCCTGGTCCACCACCAGGTCAGTCGACCATGCCACCGTGCCCTACCTGATCGACTGGGATGCGGTGGAGCGCAACGAAACCAGGGGCCTGCGCACCGCGGTACAGCCATGGGCCGAACGCCACCCCGACGTCGAGGTCCGGTACGTGGTGGACATCGCGAAACCGAGTCGGGCGCTGCTGGACCGACTCGCTGACGCTCAACTGGTGGTGGTGGCCACGCATCGCAGCAACGCCCTGGCCGCGGCCCTGCTGGGATCGACGACGCTCAATCTGCTGCACCACAGCCCGGTTCCGGTGGTGGTGTGTCAGACGCCAAACCATCCGTGA
- a CDS encoding universal stress protein, translating to MKDRPPPSPAIVVGVDGSRAALTAALWAVAEAEERDLPLRLLYAIEPRPVPSADQAARDLAAAEISIREAFMAIEALNLPLKIEVEIVQDSARRALINASYSALMLCLGSRGIGQSTGRHYGSVAAVVSRTARCPVAIIAHSHPPKSGFILAELDDSPDRANVLEISVAEALLRHRPLRVLASWRPRFSDVADASNTTAINRQARGQLDKQLEWWRRRHPSLDIAAVITPGNMVNYVAQHRDLIELLVVGQRQAGGNSRGPNTSAHPALSETTCSLLICGSNRVL from the coding sequence ATGAAGGATCGTCCACCGCCTTCGCCCGCCATCGTTGTCGGTGTCGATGGATCACGTGCGGCATTGACAGCGGCCCTGTGGGCGGTCGCCGAGGCAGAGGAGCGCGACCTTCCGCTACGCCTCCTCTACGCCATCGAGCCACGGCCCGTGCCGAGCGCCGACCAGGCAGCACGAGACCTGGCTGCTGCGGAGATCTCGATCCGCGAGGCTTTCATGGCGATCGAGGCCCTGAACCTGCCGCTGAAGATCGAGGTCGAGATCGTGCAGGACAGTGCCCGGCGCGCGCTGATCAATGCCTCCTACTCGGCGCTCATGCTGTGTCTCGGCAGCCGGGGGATCGGACAGTCCACCGGACGTCACTACGGGTCGGTGGCCGCGGTGGTGTCCCGGACCGCGAGATGCCCGGTGGCGATCATTGCTCACTCGCACCCGCCGAAGTCTGGATTCATCCTTGCCGAACTCGACGATTCCCCGGACCGCGCGAACGTTCTGGAGATCTCGGTAGCCGAGGCGTTGCTCCGGCACCGCCCCCTGCGAGTTCTGGCCAGCTGGCGTCCGCGATTCTCCGACGTCGCCGACGCCTCCAACACCACCGCGATCAATCGCCAGGCTCGAGGGCAATTGGACAAGCAACTCGAATGGTGGCGAAGGCGGCACCCGTCGTTGGACATCGCTGCCGTGATCACTCCTGGCAACATGGTCAATTATGTTGCCCAACATCGGGACTTGATCGAGCTTCTGGTGGTCGGTCAGCGGCAGGCCGGGGGTAACTCACGAGGTCCGAACACCAGTGCGCATCCCGCGCTCAGTGAGACCACCTGTTCGCTGCTGATCTGCGGCAGCAACCGGGTGCTGTGA
- a CDS encoding PAS domain S-box protein, which yields MAWFHVDHSPTMLLDTQLRIRAVNKAYERITGHTRAELVGAALFDIFRTPPRTLRTTEPPPSPRRSRPSCGAASGMWWVSSATIFPIRLTPALSGIASGHP from the coding sequence ATGGCTTGGTTTCACGTCGACCATTCGCCAACCATGCTGTTGGACACACAGTTGCGTATCCGTGCGGTCAACAAGGCCTATGAGAGAATCACCGGGCATACCCGTGCGGAACTGGTGGGTGCGGCACTGTTCGACATTTTCCGGACACCTCCGCGGACCCTCAGGACGACGGAGCCGCCACCATCCCCTCGTCGATCGAGACCGTCCTGCGGCGCCGCGTCAGGCATGTGGTGGGTGTCCAGCGCTACGATCTTCCCGATCCGGCTCACCCCGGCTCTTTCCGGTATCGCGTCCGGACACCCGTGA
- a CDS encoding AAA family ATPase, with protein sequence MPAPRTVTPSEEGPAPTSCEVRETHTGLVLLVGSYAYKAKKPIATDFLDFRSVDERERVCEREVLLNRRLAPESYLGVGHFIPPDGTAPEPVIVMHRYQDRIRLRSMVEQGEPVEPHLTDLAGRLAAFHARAERSPDIDDAATVSRIAERWQENLSELDRLGAGSGFSPGQICEARRLAMSYIAGRKLLFDARTGERRIVDGHGDLLADDIFCTSSGPVPLDCLEFDDQLRYVDGLDDAAFLAMDLEFLGRPDLSALFLDSYRHAAEDGAPQSLAHFYIAYRAVVRAKVDCIRMSQGRVGADEDARQHLELALDHLRAATARLILIGGGPGTGKSTLAAALHESLDAEVISTDVVRRELQRSGDLSGSAGDVDGGLYTPGNVARVYAAVLERAAGVLARGRSVILDGTWRDPRQRQRAMEVAQRSSATMVEIACQANLSLSQHRIGTRGPTSSDATAAIAAEITSAPWPGAHTVDTSRPLAESVADAQRICCLAF encoded by the coding sequence ATGCCGGCACCGCGGACCGTGACCCCCAGCGAGGAGGGGCCGGCCCCCACCTCCTGTGAAGTGCGAGAGACACACACGGGTCTGGTCCTTCTTGTGGGCAGCTACGCGTACAAGGCGAAGAAACCGATTGCCACCGATTTTCTCGACTTCCGTTCCGTCGACGAACGCGAACGCGTCTGCGAACGCGAGGTTCTGCTCAATCGCCGTCTCGCACCGGAGAGTTATCTAGGGGTCGGCCACTTCATACCTCCGGACGGGACGGCACCCGAGCCGGTTATCGTCATGCACCGCTATCAGGACCGTATTCGGTTGCGATCCATGGTCGAACAAGGTGAGCCGGTCGAGCCTCATCTCACCGATCTGGCCGGACGTCTCGCGGCCTTCCACGCCCGCGCGGAACGTTCACCCGACATCGATGACGCCGCAACGGTGTCCAGGATCGCCGAACGCTGGCAGGAGAATCTGTCCGAACTGGACCGCCTCGGTGCCGGATCAGGATTCTCCCCCGGCCAGATCTGCGAAGCGCGGCGCCTCGCCATGAGCTACATCGCGGGCCGCAAGCTGCTGTTCGACGCCCGGACCGGTGAGCGGCGGATCGTCGACGGCCATGGCGACTTACTGGCCGACGACATCTTCTGCACGAGCAGCGGCCCGGTCCCCCTGGACTGCCTCGAGTTCGACGACCAGCTACGGTACGTCGACGGTCTCGACGATGCCGCCTTCCTCGCCATGGATCTCGAATTCCTGGGCCGCCCCGATCTCTCGGCGCTGTTCTTGGACAGCTACCGACACGCCGCCGAAGACGGCGCACCGCAATCGCTGGCACATTTCTACATCGCCTACCGCGCGGTGGTCCGCGCCAAGGTCGACTGCATCAGGATGTCCCAGGGCCGAGTTGGCGCCGACGAGGATGCCCGTCAGCACCTCGAGTTGGCGCTCGATCATCTCCGGGCCGCCACCGCCCGGCTCATCCTGATCGGAGGGGGGCCTGGCACCGGCAAATCCACGCTCGCCGCGGCCCTGCATGAATCCCTGGACGCAGAGGTCATCTCGACCGACGTGGTACGACGTGAATTGCAACGGTCCGGGGACCTGTCCGGCTCCGCAGGTGACGTCGACGGTGGCCTGTACACGCCGGGCAATGTCGCACGGGTGTACGCCGCGGTGCTTGAACGAGCCGCGGGTGTACTGGCTCGGGGACGTTCGGTGATCCTGGACGGTACCTGGCGTGACCCCCGCCAGCGCCAGAGGGCCATGGAGGTGGCGCAGCGGTCATCGGCCACGATGGTGGAAATCGCCTGTCAGGCGAATCTTTCGCTGTCCCAGCACCGGATCGGGACGCGTGGCCCCACCAGCTCCGATGCCACCGCCGCGATCGCGGCCGAGATCACCTCGGCGCCGTGGCCCGGCGCACACACCGTCGACACCAGCCGGCCGCTGGCCGAATCCGTTGCCGACGCTCAGCGCATCTGCTGTCTGGCGTTCTGA
- a CDS encoding universal stress protein translates to MVAKTASRHVVVGVDGSALSTAAVIWAAREAHIHGLPLMLVYVTPTLPIESEAALTAAEIEAFTEAEHTRARELLEQACETAARSITPDGAPIRQAVAVLDGPVLSTLVELSREAALMVVGSRGLGTVSRALLGSVSTGLTHHAQCPVAIVHSNDGDGPDPSDGPVVVGVDGSPTSESATALAFEEAHLRGVDLVAVHAWSDMGPIGFPPSNWSPIEWRNIKEREEKLLTERLGEWRRRFPTVTVFPRVVCDQPAPRLLEAAQGAQLLVVGSRGRGGFAGLLLGSVSATVAGAATVPVIVVPADKLVATQPFCHPQPLE, encoded by the coding sequence ATGGTTGCCAAGACGGCATCACGACACGTTGTGGTGGGAGTCGACGGATCCGCGTTGTCGACGGCCGCGGTGATATGGGCCGCACGGGAGGCCCACATACACGGGCTGCCGCTGATGCTCGTGTACGTGACCCCGACGCTTCCGATCGAGTCCGAGGCAGCGCTGACCGCCGCCGAAATCGAGGCGTTCACCGAAGCCGAGCACACACGTGCGCGTGAACTTCTCGAACAGGCATGTGAAACCGCGGCACGGTCGATCACGCCCGATGGGGCGCCGATACGTCAAGCTGTCGCGGTTCTCGACGGTCCGGTGTTGTCGACACTGGTCGAACTGTCGCGCGAAGCGGCACTCATGGTGGTGGGGTCTCGCGGCCTCGGTACGGTCAGCCGGGCACTTCTGGGCTCGGTGAGCACCGGGTTGACACACCACGCCCAGTGCCCCGTGGCGATCGTCCACAGCAACGACGGGGACGGCCCGGATCCGTCCGACGGACCCGTGGTCGTCGGTGTCGACGGCTCCCCGACATCAGAATCGGCCACCGCCCTGGCCTTCGAAGAAGCTCACCTGCGTGGCGTGGATCTGGTGGCCGTCCATGCCTGGAGCGACATGGGGCCGATCGGATTTCCGCCCAGTAACTGGTCACCGATCGAGTGGCGCAACATCAAGGAACGGGAAGAAAAGTTGCTGACCGAGCGTCTCGGAGAGTGGCGGCGCCGGTTCCCCACGGTGACGGTGTTCCCGCGGGTGGTCTGCGATCAGCCCGCGCCCCGGTTGCTGGAGGCAGCGCAAGGCGCCCAACTCCTGGTCGTGGGTAGTCGCGGCCGCGGCGGTTTCGCCGGCCTGCTCCTGGGGTCGGTCAGCGCCACCGTCGCCGGTGCCGCCACCGTTCCGGTCATCGTTGTTCCCGCCGACAAACTCGTTGCCACTCAACCATTTTGCCATCCGCAACCTCTGGAGTGA
- a CDS encoding Acg family FMN-binding oxidoreductase, producing the protein MAVHRPTIEILREWVELACHAPSVHNSQPWRWVFSGGDLHLELDTDRLVATDPSRRQALISCGAVLDHLGVAAAATGWRILVDYLPNPNDPLFVASVGFTPMTYVTVAHRRRAAAILTRRSDRLPFRSPQNWPAAELLLSRAAEGRPDEDSAAIFDVLSHDDRTTLAEASRLSEALRQYDSDYHAELDWWTGPFGDSDGIPHASLVSATEGQRVDVGRSFPVTHHSRDRRTEIAQDRSEIVVLSTYSNTRRDVVCCGQALSRVLLEAEMSQLSTCPLTHVLEVDVSRDMVRSLVHRDHPQVLVRVGQRTADDDQPAPTPRRPIDDVFTVRV; encoded by the coding sequence ATGGCGGTGCACCGACCGACGATCGAGATACTCAGGGAATGGGTCGAATTGGCCTGCCACGCGCCGTCGGTGCACAACAGCCAACCGTGGCGCTGGGTGTTCAGCGGCGGTGATCTGCACCTGGAACTCGACACGGACCGCTTGGTGGCGACCGATCCGTCGCGCCGGCAGGCGTTGATCAGCTGCGGGGCGGTCTTGGACCATCTCGGTGTCGCTGCGGCAGCAACCGGATGGCGAATCCTCGTGGACTATCTCCCCAACCCGAACGATCCGCTGTTCGTCGCCTCGGTGGGTTTTACACCGATGACGTACGTGACCGTCGCGCACCGGCGTCGCGCGGCTGCGATACTGACTCGACGCAGTGACCGTCTGCCCTTCCGTTCACCACAGAACTGGCCGGCCGCAGAGCTTCTGCTCAGCCGGGCCGCTGAGGGCAGGCCCGACGAAGACAGTGCCGCCATCTTCGACGTGCTCAGCCACGACGACCGCACGACGTTGGCCGAGGCGTCGCGTCTCTCGGAAGCTCTGCGCCAGTACGACTCGGACTATCACGCCGAACTGGACTGGTGGACCGGCCCGTTCGGAGACAGTGATGGAATCCCGCACGCCTCGCTGGTATCGGCCACCGAAGGCCAACGCGTGGATGTCGGGCGGTCTTTTCCCGTCACTCATCACAGCCGGGACCGCAGGACGGAGATTGCGCAGGACCGTTCTGAGATTGTGGTCCTGTCGACCTACAGCAACACTCGTCGGGACGTGGTGTGCTGCGGCCAGGCTCTGTCCCGGGTTCTGCTGGAAGCAGAGATGAGCCAGCTGTCCACCTGCCCATTGACCCATGTCCTGGAGGTCGACGTCAGCCGTGACATGGTCCGCTCTCTTGTGCATCGCGACCATCCACAGGTTCTGGTGCGGGTGGGGCAGCGCACAGCCGACGACGATCAACCGGCTCCGACCCCCCGCCGGCCCATCGACGATGTATTCACAGTGCGTGTGTAG
- a CDS encoding sensor histidine kinase: MTGMGTGGRDRPISETLSQLRLRELLGEVRDRIDQIVESRDRLDGLVDAMLTVTSGLDLDSTLRTIVHTAIELIDARYGALGVRGEGHELVEFIYEGIDPVTREKIGPLPQGRGVLGALIDDPHPIRLTNIHEHSASVGFPHHHPPMKTFLGVPIRIRDEVFGNLYLTEKMSGQPFDEDDEVLTQALAAAAGIAIDNARLFEGARMRQAWIEATRDIGTELLRGGDPGGIFRSIADEALKLTNADAVLVAVPADPEIPPAELGELAVIEAVGNVRRDAISVMATMSLSGTALGEVFHHRRPGMVDAAEVPTEIFEASGPVLLLPMQTTDMVAGVLVIMRGNDTRPFAADQLSIMAAFVDQATLAWQLANTQRRLRELDVLADRDRIARDLHDHVIQRLFAIGLALQGTIPRTRAPEAQRRLTECIDDLQSVIQEIRTTIFDLHGGASEVTRLRQRLDEAVAQFAGSDVRTTVQYKGPLSVVDADLAEHAEAVLREAVSNAVRHSGATELSVLIDVGDDLSITVTDNGVGIPDTATLTTSGLSNLRQRAEEMRGTFSVGAGATGGTVLRWAAPLS, encoded by the coding sequence ATGACCGGGATGGGGACCGGTGGCAGGGACCGGCCAATCTCGGAAACCCTCTCGCAGTTGCGGCTACGCGAACTGCTGGGTGAAGTTCGCGACCGTATCGACCAGATCGTCGAGAGTCGCGATCGTCTGGACGGGTTGGTGGACGCCATGCTCACCGTGACGTCGGGGCTGGATCTGGACTCGACGCTGCGCACCATCGTGCACACCGCGATCGAGCTGATCGATGCACGCTACGGTGCCCTCGGCGTCCGGGGCGAGGGCCACGAACTGGTTGAATTCATCTACGAGGGAATCGATCCCGTCACGCGCGAGAAGATCGGACCGCTGCCCCAGGGCCGAGGTGTTCTCGGTGCGCTGATCGATGACCCCCATCCGATCCGACTCACCAACATTCATGAACACAGCGCGTCGGTCGGTTTCCCGCACCACCATCCGCCGATGAAGACGTTCCTCGGTGTGCCGATCCGGATTCGTGACGAGGTGTTCGGCAATCTGTATCTGACCGAGAAAATGTCCGGGCAGCCGTTCGACGAGGACGACGAAGTACTCACCCAGGCACTGGCCGCCGCAGCCGGCATCGCGATCGACAATGCCCGGCTCTTCGAAGGAGCCCGGATGCGCCAGGCGTGGATAGAGGCCACCCGCGACATCGGCACGGAACTGCTCCGTGGCGGAGATCCCGGGGGGATCTTCCGCTCCATCGCGGACGAAGCGTTGAAGCTCACCAACGCCGATGCGGTGCTGGTGGCTGTTCCGGCAGATCCCGAAATTCCACCTGCCGAACTAGGGGAGTTGGCCGTCATCGAGGCTGTCGGCAATGTCCGTCGTGACGCCATCAGCGTGATGGCCACCATGTCGCTGAGCGGGACTGCCCTCGGAGAGGTGTTTCACCACCGACGTCCCGGGATGGTCGATGCTGCGGAGGTGCCCACCGAGATCTTCGAGGCGTCCGGTCCGGTACTACTGCTGCCGATGCAGACCACCGACATGGTGGCCGGCGTGCTGGTGATCATGCGCGGCAACGACACTCGCCCTTTCGCCGCTGACCAGTTGTCGATCATGGCCGCATTCGTCGATCAGGCCACGCTGGCCTGGCAGCTGGCCAACACCCAACGCAGGCTCCGTGAACTCGACGTGCTGGCCGACCGCGACCGCATCGCCCGCGACCTGCACGACCACGTGATCCAGCGATTGTTCGCGATCGGTCTGGCGCTGCAGGGCACCATCCCGCGCACGCGGGCCCCCGAGGCGCAACGGCGCCTCACCGAATGCATCGACGACCTGCAGAGTGTCATCCAGGAGATTCGCACCACGATCTTCGATCTGCACGGCGGAGCGTCGGAGGTCACCCGATTGCGACAGCGTCTCGACGAGGCAGTCGCCCAGTTCGCCGGGAGTGACGTGCGCACCACGGTGCAATACAAGGGTCCGCTGTCCGTCGTGGACGCCGATCTTGCCGAGCACGCCGAAGCCGTCTTGCGGGAGGCGGTCAGCAATGCGGTACGGCACTCCGGGGCCACGGAGCTGTCGGTGCTGATCGACGTCGGTGACGATCTGAGCATCACGGTCACTGACAACGGAGTCGGCATCCCCGACACCGCGACACTCACCACAAGTGGTCTGAGCAATCTCCGGCAACGCGCGGAGGAGATGCGGGGGACATTCTCTGTTGGTGCCGGGGCGACCGGTGGAACCGTGCTGCGCTGGGCGGCCCCCCTGTCGTAA
- a CDS encoding Acg family FMN-binding oxidoreductase, whose product MATALEMANRAPSLHNSQPWLWKVGSQTVHLYAQPGHHLPHTDPDGRDMMVSCGAALHHCVVAFAALCWRAVVHRIPNPAEPDHLASLELHRASPSDAEVSLASAIPWRRTDRRPYTGAEVGLGDIALMGARAARYGVTMRHVNPTPGFRALLSSAAQEHSRDPLYQQELAGWSGKHAADDGVPARNVPRPDPDAVIPGRLFADAQLAVAHGSARVADHAKLLALGTTTDDTAARLRAGEATSAVLLTATTRGLATCLFSEPLEVGETRDELAESIFDGRSFPQMLIRVGRPAAGAQPPPLTPRRPVAQTVVRLGDEQAASDARRCHPMPLRGGDFGL is encoded by the coding sequence GTGGCTACCGCGCTGGAGATGGCCAATCGGGCTCCCTCCCTGCATAATTCGCAACCCTGGCTGTGGAAGGTCGGTAGCCAGACAGTACATCTGTATGCGCAACCCGGTCATCACCTGCCGCACACCGACCCTGACGGCCGGGACATGATGGTCAGTTGTGGTGCCGCGCTGCATCATTGTGTTGTCGCCTTTGCCGCGTTGTGCTGGCGCGCAGTGGTGCACCGCATTCCGAATCCTGCGGAGCCGGACCACCTGGCCTCGTTGGAACTCCACAGAGCATCACCGTCAGACGCCGAGGTCTCGTTGGCATCTGCCATCCCGTGGCGGCGCACAGATCGTCGGCCCTACACCGGAGCGGAGGTGGGGCTCGGTGACATCGCACTGATGGGAGCCAGGGCCGCCCGTTACGGGGTGACCATGAGGCACGTCAACCCCACTCCCGGCTTCCGGGCGCTGCTCTCCTCAGCGGCGCAGGAACACAGCCGGGATCCGCTGTATCAGCAGGAACTGGCCGGCTGGAGTGGCAAGCACGCCGCTGACGACGGTGTACCCGCTCGAAACGTTCCCAGGCCCGATCCGGACGCCGTTATTCCAGGTCGACTTTTCGCTGATGCGCAACTTGCCGTGGCCCACGGTTCGGCCAGAGTGGCCGACCACGCGAAACTGCTGGCCCTTGGCACCACCACCGACGACACGGCGGCGCGCTTGCGGGCGGGCGAGGCAACCAGTGCGGTTCTGCTCACAGCGACCACGCGAGGTTTGGCGACCTGCCTGTTCTCCGAGCCGCTGGAAGTGGGCGAGACCCGGGATGAGCTGGCGGAGAGCATCTTCGATGGTCGTAGCTTCCCGCAGATGCTGATCCGTGTCGGACGACCTGCGGCGGGAGCGCAGCCCCCGCCGCTCACACCGCGCCGCCCTGTTGCCCAAACGGTGGTACGGCTGGGTGACGAGCAAGCTGCATCCGATGCCCGCCGATGCCATCCAATGCCCCTGCGGGGAGGGGACTTTGGCCTCTGA
- a CDS encoding carboxymuconolactone decarboxylase family protein: MQSSRPSHETREALWLEQRALRQAIPEVYQSFENLSAEAVDDGALTTKCKSLIALAIAVVQAQDGAVAASSKAAVQAGVTAQEAAEAVAVAIMMHGEPATVSGARAYAAFCEFEAAVIRP; the protein is encoded by the coding sequence ATGCAGAGCTCACGGCCTTCGCACGAGACACGGGAAGCCTTGTGGCTCGAACAGCGGGCATTACGCCAGGCCATCCCCGAGGTGTACCAGAGCTTCGAAAACTTGAGTGCCGAGGCAGTGGACGACGGCGCGCTGACCACCAAGTGCAAATCGCTCATAGCGTTGGCCATCGCGGTGGTGCAGGCCCAGGACGGGGCCGTCGCGGCCAGTTCGAAGGCGGCGGTGCAGGCCGGCGTCACAGCGCAGGAGGCAGCTGAGGCGGTAGCTGTGGCCATCATGATGCACGGCGAACCGGCCACCGTCTCCGGAGCACGAGCCTATGCGGCATTCTGCGAGTTCGAGGCCGCGGTGATCCGTCCGTGA
- a CDS encoding response regulator encodes MVTVFLVDDHEVVRRGLIDLLSADPDLEIVGEAGSVSEALGRIPALRPDVAVLDVRLPDGNGIELCRELLSRMPDLHCLMLTSFTSDEAMLDAILAGASGYVVKDIKGMELAHAVKEVGAGRSLLDTRAASALMAKLRGAAEHTDPLSALSEQERILLDLLGEGLTNKQIADRMFLAEKTVKNYVSRLLTKLGMQRRTQAAVFVSKLHTHERPGYG; translated from the coding sequence ATGGTGACGGTGTTCCTGGTCGATGATCACGAGGTGGTGCGACGCGGCCTGATCGACCTGCTCAGCGCAGACCCCGACTTGGAGATCGTCGGGGAGGCGGGCTCGGTGTCAGAGGCGCTGGGCCGCATTCCGGCCCTGCGCCCTGACGTCGCGGTCCTCGATGTGCGGCTGCCGGACGGCAACGGTATCGAGCTCTGCCGTGAGCTCCTGTCACGCATGCCAGATCTGCACTGTCTGATGTTGACTTCGTTCACCTCGGATGAGGCGATGCTCGACGCGATCCTCGCGGGTGCCAGCGGCTACGTGGTCAAGGACATCAAAGGGATGGAACTGGCCCATGCCGTCAAGGAAGTCGGCGCGGGACGCTCGTTGTTGGACACGCGCGCCGCTTCGGCGTTGATGGCGAAGCTGCGGGGGGCCGCCGAGCACACTGATCCGTTGTCGGCTCTCAGCGAGCAGGAACGCATCTTGCTGGACCTGCTGGGGGAGGGACTGACTAACAAACAGATCGCAGACCGGATGTTCCTGGCTGAGAAAACAGTGAAGAATTACGTTTCGCGGCTGCTGACCAAGCTAGGCATGCAGCGCCGCACCCAGGCAGCGGTGTTCGTCTCCAAACTGCACACCCATGAACGGCCGGGATATGGCTGA
- a CDS encoding zinc-dependent alcohol dehydrogenase family protein, which produces MHALVYHGPGRRSWEQVPNPALQRATDAIVKVDAVTICGTDLHILKGDVPEVQPGRILGHEAVGTVTEVGTAVEKVAVGDRVLISCISACGSCRYCRDGQYGQCLGGGGWILGHLIDGTQAEYVRVPFADNSTHTIPPGVSDEQMVMLADILPTSYEVGVLNGRVRPGDVVAIVGAGPIGLAAVLTSRLYSPAHVVVIDVAAARLEAARKLGADVVVDASAQDPRAVIDQLTAGLGADVAMEAVGLPDTFEQAVRLTRPGGHVANIGVHGAPATLHLEDVWIKNLTITTGLVDTHSTPTLMGLVAGHQIDTSSMITHRFGFDEFDLAYDVFSQPADTGALKVLLTAPVHAETEAGS; this is translated from the coding sequence ATGCACGCCTTGGTGTATCACGGTCCGGGCCGTCGGTCATGGGAGCAGGTGCCGAACCCTGCGCTCCAGCGCGCGACCGATGCCATCGTCAAAGTGGACGCGGTGACCATCTGCGGAACCGACCTCCACATCCTCAAAGGCGACGTACCCGAGGTCCAACCGGGCCGGATTCTCGGCCACGAGGCCGTGGGCACCGTGACCGAGGTCGGTACCGCCGTGGAGAAGGTAGCGGTCGGTGACCGAGTGCTGATCTCGTGCATCAGCGCGTGCGGCAGCTGCCGGTACTGCCGTGACGGCCAGTACGGCCAGTGCCTCGGGGGCGGCGGTTGGATCCTCGGTCACCTGATCGACGGCACTCAGGCGGAGTACGTCCGGGTGCCGTTCGCCGACAACAGCACTCACACGATCCCGCCGGGGGTCAGTGACGAGCAGATGGTGATGCTCGCCGACATACTGCCCACCTCCTACGAGGTGGGGGTGCTCAACGGCCGCGTGCGGCCCGGTGACGTGGTGGCAATTGTCGGCGCCGGTCCCATCGGTCTGGCAGCCGTCCTGACGTCGCGGTTGTACAGTCCCGCACACGTGGTGGTGATCGATGTCGCCGCAGCGCGGCTGGAAGCGGCCCGCAAGCTCGGCGCCGACGTCGTGGTGGACGCGTCGGCCCAGGACCCCCGTGCGGTCATCGACCAGCTCACCGCCGGATTGGGTGCCGATGTCGCCATGGAAGCCGTGGGACTGCCCGACACCTTCGAACAAGCCGTTCGCCTGACCCGGCCCGGCGGGCATGTGGCCAACATCGGCGTGCACGGCGCCCCGGCCACCCTGCACCTGGAAGATGTGTGGATCAAGAACCTGACCATCACCACCGGACTCGTCGACACACATTCCACCCCGACCCTCATGGGCCTGGTGGCCGGCCATCAGATCGACACCTCATCCATGATCACCCACCGGTTCGGATTCGACGAGTTCGACCTGGCCTACGACGTGTTCAGCCAGCCCGCCGACACCGGCGCCCTGAAAGTGCTCCTGACCGCCCCCGTGCATGCGGAGACCGAGGCCGGCTCGTGA